A part of Anabas testudineus chromosome 9, fAnaTes1.2, whole genome shotgun sequence genomic DNA contains:
- the ranbp1 gene encoding ran-specific GTPase-activating protein, with product MADPKDQEEHDTTGDGAEDSNHDPHFEPIVSLPEQDVKTLEEDEEELFKMRAKLYRFASENDPPEWKERGTGDVKLLKHKEKGTIRLLMRRDRTLKICANHHIKPTMELKPNAGSDRAWVWNTLADYADECPKPELLAIRFLNAENAQKFKVKFDECKEEVRKHLEGAGNTDGANKVAEKLEELSVKDKASEAKKEEDKKETEKKEDEKKEVKAEEKN from the exons ATGGCAGATCCGAAG gaCCAGGAGGAACATGATACCACTGGAGATGGTGCAGAGGACTCTAATCACGATCCCCACTTTGAGCCCATTGTGTCCCTTCCTGAGCAGGATGTGAAAACAttagaagaggatgaagaggaactCTTTAAAAT GCGGGCTAAACTATATCGCTTTGCTTCTGAGAACGACCCACCGGAGTGGAAGGAGAGGGGGACCGGTGATGTCAAGCttctgaaacacaaagaaaagggCACAATTCGCCTTCTGATGAGGAGAGACAGAACCTTGAAGATTTGTGCTAATCATCACA TTAAACCCACGATGGAGCTGAAGCCCAACGCTGGCAGTGACAGGGCATGGGTGTGGAACACACTGGCTGATTATGCAGATGAATGCCCCAAACCTGAACTGCTGGCAATACGCTTTTTGAATGCAGAAA ATGCTCAGAAGTTCAAGGTGAAGTTTGATGAGTGCAAGGAGGAGGTCAGAAAACATCTAGAGGGAGCAG GCAACACTGATGGTGCAAACAAGGTGgcagagaagctggaggagctTTCTGTAAAAGACAAGGCATCAGAGGCAAAGAAGGAAGAGGACAAAAAGGagactgaaaagaaagaagatgagAAAAAAGAGGTGAAGGCTGAGGAGAAGAATTGA
- the zdhhc8b gene encoding probable palmitoyltransferase ZDHHC8b gives MPTSAGKRFKPTKYIPVSTAATLLVGSTTLFFVFTCPWLTKVISPAVPLYNGLVFLFVLANFSMATFMDPGVYPRADEDEDKDDDFRAPLYKNVEIKGIQVRMKWCATCHFYRPPRCSHCSVCDNCVEDFDHHCPWVNNCIGRRNYRYFFLFLLSLSIHMVGVFSFGLIFVLHHRERLGALHTTVTLVVMCIAGLFFIPVMGLTGFHMVLVARGRTTNEQVTGKFRGGVNPFTKGCCGNMEYVLCSPLAPRYMLDPRKKPHIKIQPPFIRPDLSDRQITIKVSNNGIHGTVISSKSKSSLDGLDDKETQPPLPPKADRYNQLKSPLTSSEESSLSGKTHPSTPAMYKFRPSFGTMPKVHYHAAGEKIVMPDDRKTPAILEEAVRGHDYRSEPNLDLPEYTNAPLHRTFQSSPLQLDSDPINSRSLSLKQGHRRAEKGQLPALQPQTVTSTPYKSVFSPNTLSNRNGSLSYDSLLNPSISPAAASECMAHRGMASMGFHSPYLPTKMCHIRETEIQRQQVAPTYSPVIPPRAVGRQSPHGRDRDPSPVRYDNLSQTIMASIQERKEMEEREKRQMLHGCSQTPIYAQDSGVFDGGYGLPPNACYPDGPRGPGSRGPTPPAYGGSRDNLMGVGLTSYGQRTPVLRHAGSTLGRAPRTSSSSLHTDHSSTNSSQSRATGPDAPYRSPAHQPHSPAVPRSPSYSHQKLSYISAHERTDSPRLGGPRESMKVNGHMDCHPSAQSATLSPSRHSNVKKVTGVGGTTYEISV, from the exons GTGCCCCTGGTTGACAAAGGTGATCTCTCCCGCTGTGCCTCTCTACAATGGCTTGGTCTTCCTCTTCGTCCTGGCCAACTTCAGCATGGCAACCTTCATGGACCCTGGTGTTTACCCCAGAG CGGACGAAGACGAGGACAAGGACGATGATTTCCGAGCGCCGCTCTATAAAAACGTGGAGATCAAGGGCATTCAGGTCCGGATGAAGTGGTGCGCCACCTGCCATTTCTACAGGCCGCCCCGCTGCTCGCACTGCAGCGTCTGTGACAACTGcgtggag gaTTTCGACCACCACTGTCCCTGGGTGAACAACTGCATTGGACGGAGAAACTACCGCtacttcttcctcttcctgctttcGTTGAGCATCCACATGGTGGGAGTTTTTTCCTTCGGCCTCATTTTTgtcctccatcacagggagagGCTGGGAGCGCTGCACACCACTGTTAC TCTGGTTGTGATGTGTATAGCAGGGCTTTTCTTTATTCCAGTCATGGGACTCACAGGTTTCCATATGGTGCTCGTCGCTCGAGGTCGAACAACCAATGAACAA GTGACGGGCAAGTTTCGTGGAGGAGTAAATCCCTTCACCAAGGGTTGCTGTGGCAACATGGAGTATGTGCTATGTAGTCCCCTGGCACCTAG GTACATGCTGGACCCCAGGAAAAAGCCCCACATTAAAATCCAGCCCCCATTCATAAGGCCAGACCTCTCAGACCGGCAAATCACCATCAAGGTCAGCAACAACGGCATCCACGGCACCGTCATCAGTTCCAAG TCCAAAAGCAGCCTGGACGGCCTGgatgacaaagaaacacagccGCCACTGCCGCCTAAAGCTGACAGGTACAACCAGCTGAAAAGCCCTCTGACCTCCAGTGAAG agagCTCTCTTTCTGGTAAGACCCACCCTTCCACTCCAGCCATGTACAAATTCAGGCCGTCCTTTGGCACCATGCCTAAAGTGCACTACCATGCTGCTGGAGAGAAG ATTGTTATGCCAGATGATCGCAAGACTCCAGCCATTCTTGAAGAAGCTGTCCGTGGTCATGACTACAGATCTGAACCAAATTTGGACCTGCCTGAGTACACAAATGCTCCCCTACATCGCACCTTCCAGTCCTCTCCCCTCCAGCTGGACTCTGACCCCATCAACTCCCGTTCTCTCAGCCTGAAGCAGGGTCACCGTCGGGCGGAGAAGGGTCAGCTCCCAGCCCTGCAGCCACAGACGGTCACATCCACCCCCTACAAGAGTGTCTTTTCACCAAACACACTCTCTAACCGTAATGGAAGCCTGTCTTACGACAGCCTGCTCAACCCCAGCATCTCCCCGGCCGCTGCCAGTGAGTGCATGGCCCATCGTGGTATGGCTTCCATGGGGTTCCACTCGCCCTACCTGCCCACCAAAATGTGCCACATCCGGGAAACTGAAATACAGAGGCAGCAGGTCGCCCCTACCTACAGTCCAGTGATTCCACCCAGGGCTGTGGGCAGGCAGTCCCCTCATGGAAGGGACAGGGACCCATCCCCAGTGCGCTACGACAACCTCTCCCAGACCATCATGGCTTCCATCCAAGAGCggaaggagatggaggagagggaaaagCGGCAGATGCTGCATGGCTGTTCCCAAACGCCTATTTATGCCCAGGACTCTGGTGTGTTTGATGGGGGTTATGGCTTGCCCCCCAATGCTTGCTACCCAGATGGGCCCCGGGGCCCTGGCTCCAGAGGCCCAACACCGCCAGCCTATGGAGGCTCTCGGGACAATCTGATGGGGGTCGGGCTTACGAGCTATGGGCAACGAACCCCTGTGTTGCGCCACGCTGGCTCCACGCTGGGCCGTGCACCTAGGacttcatcctcctccctgCACACAGATCACAGCAGCACCAACAGCAGCCAGAGCAGGGCCACTGGCCCCGATGCCCCCTACCGTTCCCCGGCACACCAGCCCCACTCCCCTGCTGTGCCCCGATCCCCTTCCTACTCCCACCAGAAACTTTCCTACATCAGTGCCCATGAGAGGACAGACTCACCTCGTCTGGGGGGCCCAAG AGAGTCCATGAAAGTTAATGGGCACATGGACTGCCACCCCAGTGCCCAGAGTGCCACCCTCAGCCCCAGTCGCCACAGTAACGTCAAAAAGGTGACAGGTGTAGGAGGCACCACTTATGAGATATCAGTGTGA